Proteins from one Deltaproteobacteria bacterium genomic window:
- the tuf gene encoding elongation factor Tu (EF-Tu; promotes GTP-dependent binding of aminoacyl-tRNA to the A-site of ribosomes during protein biosynthesis; when the tRNA anticodon matches the mRNA codon, GTP hydrolysis results; the inactive EF-Tu-GDP leaves the ribosome and release of GDP is promoted by elongation factor Ts; many prokaryotes have two copies of the gene encoding EF-Tu) — protein TTDVTGVVTLPEGVEMVMPGDNVSLDAVLITPIAMEKELRFAIREGGRTVGAGVISEILE, from the coding sequence ACTACGGATGTGACGGGTGTGGTTACGCTGCCAGAGGGTGTGGAGATGGTCATGCCCGGGGATAATGTTTCTCTGGATGCGGTCTTGATCACGCCGATAGCCATGGAGAAGGAGCTGCGGTTCGCCATTCGTGAAGGCGGCCGAACCGTGGGCGCCGGCGTCATCTCTGAAATACTTGAATGA
- the rpsJ gene encoding 30S ribosomal protein S10 encodes MTNQKIRIRLKAYDHVLLDQSVTEIVDTAKRTGARVAGPIPLPTTISRTCVLRSPHIDKKSREHFEIRTHKRLLDILDPTQQTVDALMKLDLSAGVDVEIKL; translated from the coding sequence ATGACCAACCAAAAGATACGAATCAGGCTCAAGGCATACGACCATGTGCTTTTGGATCAGTCGGTTACGGAGATTGTGGACACGGCCAAGAGGACCGGCGCCCGGGTGGCGGGGCCTATTCCTCTGCCGACCACCATCAGTCGTACCTGTGTCCTTCGATCGCCTCATATTGACAAGAAGTCTCGGGAACATTTCGAAATTCGGACACACAAAAGGCTTCTGGATATCCTCGATCCAACTCAGCAGACGGTTGATGCCTTGATGAAGCTGGATCTCTCGGCCGGTGTGGACGTGGAGATTAAGCTCTAA
- the rplC gene encoding 50S ribosomal protein L3 translates to MVNGLIGKKVGMARLFIESGAAVPVTVIEAGPCTVVQKKTQDSDGYNALQLGFGSRNKVNRPLAGHFRASGAGNFAVLKEFKVDQIEDYEIGQEITLDIFQIGEKIHVTGTTKGRGFTGVMKRHGFSGGPATHGGTAHRAPGSIGAAAYPARVFPGKKMAGHFGAARQTTSNLEIIDVRPEYGIILVKGAVPGPRHGIVLIKKRQSS, encoded by the coding sequence ATGGTTAATGGCCTAATCGGTAAGAAAGTTGGCATGGCCCGCCTTTTCATTGAAAGTGGCGCAGCGGTGCCCGTCACTGTTATAGAGGCGGGTCCTTGCACGGTGGTTCAAAAAAAGACGCAGGACTCGGACGGCTATAATGCCTTACAACTTGGTTTTGGTTCGCGAAATAAAGTAAATCGTCCCCTGGCCGGGCACTTCCGTGCCTCTGGCGCAGGCAATTTTGCTGTCTTGAAAGAGTTCAAAGTTGACCAGATTGAGGATTACGAGATTGGGCAGGAAATCACCCTTGATATTTTTCAGATCGGTGAGAAGATTCATGTCACCGGTACGACCAAGGGTCGCGGTTTTACCGGGGTGATGAAACGCCATGGCTTTTCCGGCGGGCCGGCCACTCATGGGGGTACTGCGCACAGGGCCCCAGGTTCCATCGGCGCGGCCGCTTATCCGGCTCGCGTCTTCCCGGGTAAAAAGATGGCCGGTCACTTCGGAGCCGCTCGACAGACAACTAGTAATCTTGAGATCATTGACGTTCGGCCAGAATATGGAATCATTCTTGTCAAGGGCGCGGTGCCCGGACCTCGGCACGGGATTGTCCTGATCAAGAAACGTCAATCTTCCTGA